In Fusarium oxysporum f. sp. lycopersici 4287 chromosome 2, whole genome shotgun sequence, a genomic segment contains:
- a CDS encoding hypothetical protein (At least one base has a quality score < 10): MEQRPPMTLDSKAPTIAGINGTLDRFWSSNGESVQDLVHWSKPKGVDKILGLVFYGRRQSVSILDCYLKRNLAKNGGLLDGVIFVERTKDPHDLALLKKLIESESSYEKWSVEMSGDDNFSSGFGNSYDRVEDHVMYVKIDDDIVFMEDTVIPSIVKKRLEHPEYYIVSANVVNQPLLSWVHWNLGAIRPYLPEVDSEGKAMPSKQSGQKPLDWNPSNLPLWNGPEGFSLDNWEPNDTTHRWLPLDKGGKDHILDTTPIEATEYHPMGRGWTQWTIGAQEHFSFFENLWKKKLSAYKFETWDFQYERMGIQFVALLGRDINRAKPIEADDENHFSCNMPRALGRHAVADGRGVAAHYSFGSQRAGMDRTDIIDRYRSFARNNICTGPMLWAPGDD; this comes from the exons ATGGAGCAACGACCGCCGATGACCCTCGATTCTAAAGCACCAACAATTGCTGGCATAAACGGAACCCTCGATCGTTTCTGGTCATCAAACGGAGAAAGTGTACAAGATCTAGTACACTGGTCGAAGCCCAAAGGCGTTGATAAGATTCTGGGACTTGTCTTTTATGGACGACGACAATCGGTATCAATTCTTGATTGCTATCTCAAG CGCAATCTTGCTAAGAATGGCGGCTTGCTTGACGGTGTCATCTTTGTGGAACGAACCAAAGACCCCCACGACCTTGCACTCTTGAAGAAACTCATAGAAAGCGAGAGTTCGTACGAAAAGTGGTCTGTTGAGATGTCGGGTGATGATAACTTTTCGAGTGGCTTTGGAAACTCCTACGACCGGGTTGAAGACCATGTCATGTATGTCAAGATCGACGACGATATC GTTTTCATGGAAGATACCGTTATTCCATCGATCGTTAAAAAAAGACTTGAGCATCCCGAGTACTACATCGTCTCGGCCAATGTCGTCAACCAACCCCTTCTCAGCTGGGTTCACTGGAACTTGGGCGCCATCAGGCCTTATCTCCCCGAGGTCGACAGCGAAGGAAAGGCCATGCCCTCAAAACAATCTGGCCAGAAGCCACTGGACTGGAATCCCTCCAACCTACCCCTATGGAACGGCCCCGAGGGGTTCTCGCTCGATAACTGGGAGCCCAATGACACTACTCATCGCTGGCTCCCTCTTGACAAGGGCGGTAAAGACCATATTCTCGACACAACTCCCATCGAAGCGACAGAGTATCACCCTATGGGCCGCGGCTGGACTCAGTGGACGATTGGCGCACAAGAACacttcagcttcttcgaaAACctatggaagaagaagctgtccGCCTACAAGTTCGAAACATGGGACTTTCAATACGAGCGAATGGGCATCCAGTTCGTTGCCTTATTAGGAAGGGACATCAACCGAGCCAAGCCGATCGaggccgatgatgagaacCACTTCTCATGTAACATGCCGCGCGCGCTAGGACGAC ATGCCGTTGCTGATGGACGAGGCGTTGCCGCTCATTACAGCTTCGGAAGCCAACGCGCAGGCATGGATCGAACCGATATTATTGATCGCTATAGGTCTTTCGCACGCAACAACATTTGCACTGGACCCATGCTGTGGGCTCCTGGAGATGACTAG